In the Candidatus Cloacimonas acidaminovorans str. Evry genome, one interval contains:
- a CDS encoding acetate/propionate family kinase, protein MRILVLNCGSSSIKYQLIDMETESLMAEGIVEKIGEDIALFTYKSEKYTKKKREMVVDNHEQGLQLILEALIDPANGVLNGLDEIDAVGHRLVHAGEHYSDAVKVTEHVIQVMQECVSLAPLHNPANLKGIEAVKVNMPNCPQCGVFDTAFHQTMPAMAYLYPLPLELYTNYKIRRYGFHGTSHKYVSLKAAEFLQRPLESLKIITCHLGNGASMTAIKNGKSIDTSMGFTPLEGLMMGTRCGDIDPAIPIHLQQQLGLSVDEVNNILNKKSGMLGLSHISNDMREIENEVLVKNNPKAIMALDVYCYRIKKYIGSYFAVLNGLDVLVFTGGVGENMPILREQVCRDLEAIGIKLNLEENSQRTDGIQVLSANDSSVTVLKIPTNEELMIARETKRLLS, encoded by the coding sequence ATGAGAATTTTAGTTTTGAATTGCGGCAGCTCTTCCATAAAGTATCAACTTATTGATATGGAAACAGAGAGCTTAATGGCGGAAGGTATCGTAGAAAAAATAGGGGAAGATATTGCTCTATTCACCTATAAAAGTGAGAAATACACCAAAAAGAAACGGGAAATGGTGGTGGATAATCACGAACAGGGCTTGCAACTAATTCTTGAAGCTCTGATTGATCCTGCCAATGGCGTTTTAAACGGTTTGGACGAAATTGATGCTGTAGGCCATCGTTTGGTGCATGCCGGAGAACATTATTCGGATGCAGTAAAAGTTACCGAGCATGTTATTCAAGTGATGCAGGAATGTGTTTCCCTTGCTCCTTTACACAATCCTGCCAATTTGAAAGGGATTGAAGCCGTGAAAGTAAATATGCCAAATTGTCCTCAATGCGGTGTTTTTGATACTGCTTTTCATCAAACAATGCCTGCTATGGCATATTTGTATCCTTTGCCTTTGGAGCTTTATACAAATTATAAAATCCGACGCTACGGTTTTCATGGCACAAGCCACAAATATGTAAGTTTGAAAGCGGCAGAATTTTTACAGCGTCCTCTGGAATCCTTAAAAATTATTACCTGTCATTTGGGAAATGGAGCTTCAATGACTGCCATCAAAAACGGCAAATCCATTGATACTTCTATGGGTTTTACCCCGCTGGAAGGTTTAATGATGGGCACTCGCTGCGGAGATATTGACCCTGCTATTCCGATTCATTTACAACAACAACTGGGATTAAGTGTGGACGAAGTAAACAATATTTTGAACAAAAAAAGCGGAATGTTGGGTTTAAGTCATATTTCCAATGATATGCGGGAAATTGAAAATGAGGTTTTAGTAAAAAACAATCCCAAAGCAATTATGGCATTGGATGTCTATTGTTACCGCATTAAGAAATACATTGGCAGTTATTTTGCCGTCTTAAACGGATTGGATGTTTTGGTTTTTACCGGTGGAGTTGGTGAAAATATGCCTATTTTGCGTGAACAGGTTTGCCGTGATCTGGAAGCTATAGGCATAAAATTAAATTTGGAAGAAAATTCCCAACGGACTGATGGAATTCAAGTTTTAAGCGCAAATGATTCTTCGGTTACGGTTCTGAAAATACCCACTAACGAAGAATTGATGATTGCGCGGGAGACAAAACGCTTACTTTCTTGA
- the ftcD gene encoding glutamate formimidoyltransferase: MKLMECVPNFSEGRDKTILDAIATAIKNVKGVALLDIDPGADTNRTVFTMAGEPEAVVEAAFQAIKKAAELIDMSKHKGAHPRMGATDVCPFIPISEMTMDECVEYAKQLGKRVGEELGIPVYLYEYAATKEEWRNLSNIRNGEYEALPEKAKDPYWKPDFGPHTFNAKSGATAIGAREFLIAYNINLNTRDKKKASEIAQIIRESGRPARDENGKLLKDENGNPIYIPGLFSHCKAVGWFIESYDRAQISINLTNYKITPPHLVLEKVRELASEMGMQVTGSELVGLIPKSALVEAGKFYLQRLQESTGIPEKMIMQTAIQSMGLAELAPFDLNKKVIEYAIAGKDLLVNLKVDAFCDLLSTDAPAPGGGSVSALCSAISGALSAMVANLTIGKKGYEKVTEEAMKLAPRGQEIKQKSLEVIDKDTDAFFALMDAMRLPKKTEEEIAYRKAQIENCTQQAINAPLETMRLAFSALELASKIAKIGNTNALSDAGVAALTAFCASQSAYYNILINIPGITDEEFKQKTLAEAKELLEKCKIIADSVEKYVCEQLKSKG; the protein is encoded by the coding sequence ATGAAACTGATGGAATGTGTTCCTAATTTCAGTGAAGGAAGAGACAAGACAATTCTGGATGCCATTGCAACTGCCATTAAAAATGTGAAAGGGGTTGCTTTACTGGATATTGATCCTGGAGCTGATACTAATAGAACCGTTTTTACAATGGCTGGAGAACCTGAAGCAGTTGTAGAAGCAGCTTTTCAGGCAATTAAAAAAGCAGCGGAACTAATTGATATGAGTAAACATAAAGGAGCTCATCCCAGAATGGGAGCTACGGATGTTTGTCCCTTTATTCCAATTTCTGAAATGACTATGGATGAATGCGTTGAATATGCCAAACAATTAGGAAAAAGAGTTGGCGAAGAACTTGGCATACCTGTTTACCTATATGAATATGCAGCCACCAAAGAGGAATGGAGAAACCTGTCTAATATCCGTAACGGTGAATATGAAGCATTACCCGAAAAGGCAAAAGACCCTTATTGGAAACCTGATTTCGGTCCTCATACCTTTAATGCCAAAAGTGGAGCTACTGCCATTGGAGCCAGAGAATTTCTCATTGCCTACAATATAAACCTCAATACCCGTGATAAAAAGAAGGCAAGTGAAATAGCTCAAATAATTCGTGAAAGCGGAAGACCCGCCAGAGATGAAAACGGTAAATTGCTGAAAGATGAAAACGGTAACCCAATTTATATTCCAGGTTTATTTTCTCATTGTAAAGCGGTGGGTTGGTTTATTGAAAGTTATGACCGCGCTCAAATAAGCATAAACCTGACAAATTATAAAATTACCCCTCCTCATCTGGTTTTGGAAAAAGTGCGGGAACTGGCATCTGAAATGGGTATGCAGGTTACCGGAAGCGAACTTGTAGGTTTAATTCCCAAATCCGCTTTAGTGGAAGCTGGGAAGTTTTACTTACAACGCTTACAGGAAAGCACCGGCATTCCGGAAAAAATGATTATGCAAACAGCTATTCAATCAATGGGACTGGCAGAACTGGCTCCCTTTGATCTAAATAAAAAGGTTATTGAATATGCCATTGCCGGAAAAGACCTGCTGGTAAACCTGAAAGTAGATGCCTTTTGTGATCTGCTTTCTACAGATGCACCTGCTCCTGGAGGAGGAAGTGTTTCTGCTCTTTGTTCTGCTATAAGTGGAGCTCTTTCTGCAATGGTAGCTAACCTCACAATCGGTAAAAAGGGCTATGAAAAGGTAACTGAAGAAGCAATGAAATTAGCTCCAAGAGGACAGGAAATCAAACAAAAGTCACTGGAAGTTATTGATAAAGATACCGATGCCTTTTTTGCTTTGATGGACGCAATGCGTTTACCAAAAAAGACAGAAGAGGAAATTGCATATCGGAAAGCGCAGATTGAAAATTGTACTCAACAGGCAATTAATGCGCCTCTGGAAACAATGCGGTTGGCATTTTCCGCTTTAGAGCTTGCCTCCAAAATAGCAAAAATAGGCAATACTAATGCTCTTTCCGATGCAGGAGTTGCTGCTTTAACAGCTTTCTGTGCATCTCAATCTGCCTACTATAATATTTTAATTAATATCCCCGGAATTACGGATGAGGAGTTTAAACAAAAAACCCTTGCCGAAGCAAAAGAACTGCTGGAGAAATGTAAGATTATTGCTGATAGTGTAGAAAAATATGTTTGTGAACAGTTAAAAAGTAAAGGGTGA
- a CDS encoding RNA-binding S4 domain-containing protein: MRIDVLLHKLCLTKTRSIAKNACDKNLVLINGKPAKASADVKAGDIIIFRLYNAEHEIRITQIPEGNVAKKDATRYYELLRKEDLS, encoded by the coding sequence ATGCGCATTGATGTGCTTTTGCATAAACTCTGTCTGACAAAAACCCGTTCCATAGCTAAAAATGCCTGCGATAAAAATCTGGTGCTTATTAACGGAAAACCGGCTAAGGCCTCTGCAGATGTAAAGGCAGGAGATATTATAATTTTCCGCTTGTATAATGCGGAACACGAAATTAGGATAACCCAAATCCCGGAAGGAAATGTAGCTAAAAAGGACGCTACCCGCTATTACGAATTATTGCGTAAAGAAGACCTTTCCTGA
- a CDS encoding uracil-DNA glycosylase family protein — protein sequence MEKMQNHPYKPFIPKDAKVLLLGSAPPYRFCTGNANDLKNKDMDYYYGSNSNLLWEILFNAFEPDKIDKISSLRSLEEDRKIKTACQVDFLQSFLARNQLGMADILLKFSRKGTSAEDYKLTVLEYQDILGILYNNSSLTKILCTSKNRVHYWLMDYLKQQKHYNLIEIRDNGNSLVLKNNPQREIKIGILPSPSARSVMRYANKTEFLQQVSQIYKQAITNDE from the coding sequence ATGGAGAAAATGCAAAATCATCCCTATAAACCTTTTATTCCAAAAGATGCTAAAGTTCTGCTTTTAGGTAGTGCACCTCCCTATCGTTTTTGTACCGGTAATGCTAATGACCTGAAAAATAAGGATATGGACTACTATTACGGTAGTAACAGTAACCTCCTTTGGGAAATATTGTTTAACGCTTTTGAACCGGATAAAATAGATAAGATCTCTTCCTTGAGGTCATTGGAAGAAGACAGAAAAATTAAAACAGCTTGTCAGGTTGATTTTCTACAGAGCTTTTTAGCCCGAAATCAACTCGGAATGGCAGATATCCTATTAAAGTTTAGCAGAAAAGGAACCAGCGCAGAGGACTATAAATTAACGGTTCTGGAATATCAGGATATCTTAGGAATTCTTTATAATAATTCTTCTCTTACAAAAATCTTATGCACCAGCAAAAATAGAGTTCACTATTGGCTTATGGATTATCTGAAACAGCAGAAACATTATAATCTTATTGAAATAAGAGATAATGGTAATTCCCTTGTCCTGAAAAATAATCCCCAACGGGAAATAAAAATAGGGATTTTACCTTCTCCTTCAGCTAGAAGTGTTATGCGTTATGCCAATAAAACTGAATTTCTGCAACAGGTATCACAGATATACAAGCAAGCCATTACTAATGACGAATGA
- a CDS encoding T9SS type A sorting domain-containing protein, whose amino-acid sequence MKRSVLVLILFITIIPAWSNPIVPNLISRFWFEQENVLEIELSAFVGTFQTAEIIYLDAEDSLTIQVNPNAVTVQQINVPQSVNIPASGFFTIRIPQLYEETVHWGTGLENDLSPLNGTQCAVQILYSNLIGDNVYGWAKDVSPAVCGPNYCSARFTYRIECTDLSGLPVAGVSVYNSQSAGGIFINPAITNSAGIATGELYPMKTQIWVNNPITNEIAFNTQFFAEPGALIPFSVQLPVSVEENIVSIPAGKLHLYPSVLNPHWNESIRISYDTKLTGKAELVLYDLKGRHLAEKVYDQNEIEWQLPKLSSGIYFVRLTNQGKALGTAKLIILK is encoded by the coding sequence AGCAGATTTTGGTTTGAGCAGGAAAATGTATTGGAGATTGAGCTTTCTGCATTTGTGGGTACATTTCAGACAGCAGAAATAATTTATCTGGATGCCGAGGACTCACTTACCATTCAGGTTAATCCCAATGCCGTAACTGTTCAGCAAATTAATGTGCCACAGAGTGTTAACATACCTGCAAGTGGTTTTTTTACTATCCGAATTCCTCAGCTATATGAAGAGACAGTTCATTGGGGAACGGGTTTGGAGAACGATTTAAGTCCCCTAAATGGAACTCAATGTGCGGTACAAATACTTTATTCCAATCTTATTGGTGACAATGTTTATGGTTGGGCAAAAGATGTTTCGCCGGCTGTTTGCGGACCGAATTATTGTTCTGCCAGGTTCACCTATAGGATTGAATGCACCGATTTAAGCGGTTTACCTGTTGCTGGAGTTTCAGTTTATAATAGTCAATCCGCCGGAGGTATTTTTATAAATCCAGCGATTACTAATAGTGCAGGAATTGCTACCGGGGAGCTTTATCCAATGAAAACGCAGATTTGGGTAAATAATCCTATTACCAATGAAATAGCTTTTAATACTCAGTTTTTTGCTGAACCGGGAGCTCTTATTCCCTTTTCTGTGCAATTGCCTGTTAGTGTGGAAGAAAATATCGTTTCTATTCCTGCAGGAAAACTCCATCTATATCCTTCCGTATTAAATCCTCATTGGAACGAAAGTATCCGAATTTCTTATGATACCAAGCTTACAGGCAAGGCAGAACTTGTTTTATACGATTTGAAAGGACGCCATCTTGCGGAAAAAGTTTATGACCAAAATGAAATTGAATGGCAGCTGCCAAAGCTTTCCAGTGGTATTTATTTTGTGCGTCTTACAAATCAAGGTAAGGCATTGGGGACAGCTAAACTTATTATACTTAAGTGA